In Gadus macrocephalus chromosome 11, ASM3116895v1, a single genomic region encodes these proteins:
- the ttyh1 gene encoding protein tweety homolog 1 isoform X1 — translation MAAMALVPSYSPSLWVRVCHALPRLDLTMVMRDNSFIPDSWEYQQTLLVLSSLSAVALVISLLVVLSFLIHYCCCHRGDRSEGSEEEEEDEDASTGHGYSGRKGRGICCVTWVAVASVTLCCVAIGVGFYGNSEANDGMYQLTSSLLTANYTLASIDLLIADTISGLQVSISGPLSSMEELFAGSKPFLTSTRNCRRLSDNVINLLSSISMARSSGGLANESASIGAPIAALTPAPPSVAPTISPGGGIMPSPFSPGWAANTLMVNEDYRWLSYVLLLLLDLIVCLFILLGLAKQARWLLILMTVLAWLALFLSWGSLGLETASVVALSDFCTDPNTFVLNSTHFNSGTSSDVLDYYLTCSRRMNTPFQQPLTQSQRALSNIHTHLSSLDRNALAQFPKAEKSLREVQQILNSTEGNFHQLVALLNCRGLNKDYIDSLKGLCYDGMEGLLYLSLYSFLSALAFTAILCSLPGAWRSFPSDSEDYEDSDSESEDPFTSHQARRQTTAGSQRGALPPFYNYPGASWTPPFSSAPPLPTPNVSSNGNPGYESLPLTDRQSPPPSYSPSMLTGYGGSSQSHPNSSHSRNLYSR, via the exons ATGGCTGCCATGGCGTTGGTCCCCAGCTACAGCCCTTCGCTGTGGGTCCGGGTGTGCCACGCCCTCCCCCGGCTGGACCTGACCATGGTGATGAGGGACAACAGCTTCATCCCCGACAGCTGGGAGTACCAGCAG actctgTTGGTTCTGTCCAGCTTGTCAGCCGTCGCCCTCGTTATCTCCCTCCTGGTggtcctctccttcctcataCACTACTGCTGCTGTCACCGTGGCGACCGCAGCGAGGGatcggaggaagaggaggaggatgaggatgccAGCACCGGTCACGGCTACAGCGGGCGGAAGGGGCGGGGCATCTGCTGTGTCACATGGGTGGCGGTGGCGTCTGTCACTCTGTGCTG TGTTGCTATAGGCGTTGGTTTCTACGGCAACAGCGAGGCTAATGATGGGATGTATCAGTTGACCTCGTCTCTTCTCACAGCCAATTATACTCTCGCTTCTATCGATCTGCTG ATTGCAGACACCATCAGTGGGCTGCAGGTGTCCATTTCCGGCCCTCTGTCCTCCATGGAGGAGCTGTTCGCCGGCAGCAAACCCTTTCTGACGTCCACGCGCAACTGCCGCCGGCTATCGGACAACGTGATCAACCTGCTGTCCTCCATTTCCATGGCCCGCTCAAGTGGGGGTCTGGCCAACGAGAGCGCCAGCATAGGGGCCCCCATCGCCGCCCTCACCCCGGCCCCCCCGTCTGTCGCCCCCACCATTTCCCCAGGCGGGGGGATCATGCCCAGCCCCTTCTCGCCCGGCTGGGCCGCCAACACCCTGATGGTCAACGAGGACTACAG GTGGCTGTCCTACGTGCTGCTTCTGCTCCTTGACCTCATCGTGTGTCTCTTCATCTTGCTGGGACTGGCCAAGCAGGCTCGCTGGCTACTCATTct GATGACCGTCCTGGCCTGGCTGGCCCTGTTCCTCAGCTGGGGATCCCTGGGCCTGGAGACTGCCTCCGTAGTG GCTCTCAGTGACTTCTGCACTGACCCGAACACGTTTGTGCTCAACTCCACTCACTTCAACTCTGGGACCAGCTCAG ACGTGCTGGATTACTACCTGACGTGCAGCCGGCGCATGAACACTCCCTTCCAGCAG CCTTTGACCCAGTCTCAGAGGGCACTGTCCAACATCCACACCCACCTCTCCAGTCTGGACCGCAACGCTCTGGCCCAGTTCCCAAAGGCCGAG AAATCTCTCAGGGAGGTGCAGCAGATCCTCAACTCCACCGAGGGGAACTTCCACCAGCTGGTGGCCCTCCTCAACTGCCGCGGGCTCAACAAG GACTACATCGACTCCCTGAAGGGGCTGTGTTACGATGGGATGGAGGGCctgctctatctctccctctattcGTTCCTCTCTGCGCTGGCCTTCACCGCCatcctctgctccctccctggGGCCTGGCGCAGCTTTCCCAG TGACTCTGAAGACTACGAGGACTCCGACAGCGAGAGTGAGGACCCCTTCACCTCCCATCAGGCACGTAGACAGACGACCGCGGGGTCTCAGCGAGGGGCCCTGCCCCCCTTCTATAATTACCCGGGGGCCAGCTGGACACCCCCCTTTTCTAGCGCACCGCCCCTCCC GACTCCAAACGTTTCCTCCAATGGCAACCCTGGCTATGAGAGCCTGCCGTTGACTGACAGGCagtccccacccccctct tACTCTCCCAGCATGCTGACCGGTTACGGGGGCAGTAGTCAATCGCACCCCAACTCTTCCC
- the ttyh1 gene encoding protein tweety homolog 1 isoform X3 — MAAMALVPSYSPSLWVRVCHALPRLDLTMVMRDNSFIPDSWEYQQTLLVLSSLSAVALVISLLVVLSFLIHYCCCHRGDRSEGSEEEEEDEDASTGHGYSGRKGRGICCVTWVAVASVTLCCVAIGVGFYGNSEANDGMYQLTSSLLTANYTLASIDLLIADTISGLQVSISGPLSSMEELFAGSKPFLTSTRNCRRLSDNVINLLSSISMARSSGGLANESASIGAPIAALTPAPPSVAPTISPGGGIMPSPFSPGWAANTLMVNEDYRWLSYVLLLLLDLIVCLFILLGLAKQARWLLILMTVLAWLALFLSWGSLGLETASVVALSDFCTDPNTFVLNSTHFNSGTSSDVLDYYLTCSRRMNTPFQQPLTQSQRALSNIHTHLSSLDRNALAQFPKAEKSLREVQQILNSTEGNFHQLVALLNCRGLNKDYIDSLKGLCYDGMEGLLYLSLYSFLSALAFTAILCSLPGAWRSFPSDSEDYEDSDSESEDPFTSHQYSPSMLTGYGGSSQSHPNSSHSRNLYSR; from the exons ATGGCTGCCATGGCGTTGGTCCCCAGCTACAGCCCTTCGCTGTGGGTCCGGGTGTGCCACGCCCTCCCCCGGCTGGACCTGACCATGGTGATGAGGGACAACAGCTTCATCCCCGACAGCTGGGAGTACCAGCAG actctgTTGGTTCTGTCCAGCTTGTCAGCCGTCGCCCTCGTTATCTCCCTCCTGGTggtcctctccttcctcataCACTACTGCTGCTGTCACCGTGGCGACCGCAGCGAGGGatcggaggaagaggaggaggatgaggatgccAGCACCGGTCACGGCTACAGCGGGCGGAAGGGGCGGGGCATCTGCTGTGTCACATGGGTGGCGGTGGCGTCTGTCACTCTGTGCTG TGTTGCTATAGGCGTTGGTTTCTACGGCAACAGCGAGGCTAATGATGGGATGTATCAGTTGACCTCGTCTCTTCTCACAGCCAATTATACTCTCGCTTCTATCGATCTGCTG ATTGCAGACACCATCAGTGGGCTGCAGGTGTCCATTTCCGGCCCTCTGTCCTCCATGGAGGAGCTGTTCGCCGGCAGCAAACCCTTTCTGACGTCCACGCGCAACTGCCGCCGGCTATCGGACAACGTGATCAACCTGCTGTCCTCCATTTCCATGGCCCGCTCAAGTGGGGGTCTGGCCAACGAGAGCGCCAGCATAGGGGCCCCCATCGCCGCCCTCACCCCGGCCCCCCCGTCTGTCGCCCCCACCATTTCCCCAGGCGGGGGGATCATGCCCAGCCCCTTCTCGCCCGGCTGGGCCGCCAACACCCTGATGGTCAACGAGGACTACAG GTGGCTGTCCTACGTGCTGCTTCTGCTCCTTGACCTCATCGTGTGTCTCTTCATCTTGCTGGGACTGGCCAAGCAGGCTCGCTGGCTACTCATTct GATGACCGTCCTGGCCTGGCTGGCCCTGTTCCTCAGCTGGGGATCCCTGGGCCTGGAGACTGCCTCCGTAGTG GCTCTCAGTGACTTCTGCACTGACCCGAACACGTTTGTGCTCAACTCCACTCACTTCAACTCTGGGACCAGCTCAG ACGTGCTGGATTACTACCTGACGTGCAGCCGGCGCATGAACACTCCCTTCCAGCAG CCTTTGACCCAGTCTCAGAGGGCACTGTCCAACATCCACACCCACCTCTCCAGTCTGGACCGCAACGCTCTGGCCCAGTTCCCAAAGGCCGAG AAATCTCTCAGGGAGGTGCAGCAGATCCTCAACTCCACCGAGGGGAACTTCCACCAGCTGGTGGCCCTCCTCAACTGCCGCGGGCTCAACAAG GACTACATCGACTCCCTGAAGGGGCTGTGTTACGATGGGATGGAGGGCctgctctatctctccctctattcGTTCCTCTCTGCGCTGGCCTTCACCGCCatcctctgctccctccctggGGCCTGGCGCAGCTTTCCCAG TGACTCTGAAGACTACGAGGACTCCGACAGCGAGAGTGAGGACCCCTTCACCTCCCATCAG tACTCTCCCAGCATGCTGACCGGTTACGGGGGCAGTAGTCAATCGCACCCCAACTCTTCCC
- the ttyh1 gene encoding protein tweety homolog 1 isoform X2 has protein sequence MAAMALVPSYSPSLWVRVCHALPRLDLTMVMRDNSFIPDSWEYQQTLLVLSSLSAVALVISLLVVLSFLIHYCCCHRGDRSEGSEEEEEDEDASTGHGYSGRKGRGICCVTWVAVASVTLCCVAIGVGFYGNSEANDGMYQLTSSLLTANYTLASIDLLIADTISGLQVSISGPLSSMEELFAGSKPFLTSTRNCRRLSDNVINLLSSISMARSSGGLANESASIGAPIAALTPAPPSVAPTISPGGGIMPSPFSPGWAANTLMVNEDYRWLSYVLLLLLDLIVCLFILLGLAKQARWLLILMTVLAWLALFLSWGSLGLETASVVALSDFCTDPNTFVLNSTHFNSGTSSDVLDYYLTCSRRMNTPFQQPLTQSQRALSNIHTHLSSLDRNALAQFPKAEKSLREVQQILNSTEGNFHQLVALLNCRGLNKDYIDSLKGLCYDGMEGLLYLSLYSFLSALAFTAILCSLPGAWRSFPSDSEDYEDSDSESEDPFTSHQARRQTTAGSQRGALPPFYNYPGASWTPPFSSAPPLPTLPAC, from the exons ATGGCTGCCATGGCGTTGGTCCCCAGCTACAGCCCTTCGCTGTGGGTCCGGGTGTGCCACGCCCTCCCCCGGCTGGACCTGACCATGGTGATGAGGGACAACAGCTTCATCCCCGACAGCTGGGAGTACCAGCAG actctgTTGGTTCTGTCCAGCTTGTCAGCCGTCGCCCTCGTTATCTCCCTCCTGGTggtcctctccttcctcataCACTACTGCTGCTGTCACCGTGGCGACCGCAGCGAGGGatcggaggaagaggaggaggatgaggatgccAGCACCGGTCACGGCTACAGCGGGCGGAAGGGGCGGGGCATCTGCTGTGTCACATGGGTGGCGGTGGCGTCTGTCACTCTGTGCTG TGTTGCTATAGGCGTTGGTTTCTACGGCAACAGCGAGGCTAATGATGGGATGTATCAGTTGACCTCGTCTCTTCTCACAGCCAATTATACTCTCGCTTCTATCGATCTGCTG ATTGCAGACACCATCAGTGGGCTGCAGGTGTCCATTTCCGGCCCTCTGTCCTCCATGGAGGAGCTGTTCGCCGGCAGCAAACCCTTTCTGACGTCCACGCGCAACTGCCGCCGGCTATCGGACAACGTGATCAACCTGCTGTCCTCCATTTCCATGGCCCGCTCAAGTGGGGGTCTGGCCAACGAGAGCGCCAGCATAGGGGCCCCCATCGCCGCCCTCACCCCGGCCCCCCCGTCTGTCGCCCCCACCATTTCCCCAGGCGGGGGGATCATGCCCAGCCCCTTCTCGCCCGGCTGGGCCGCCAACACCCTGATGGTCAACGAGGACTACAG GTGGCTGTCCTACGTGCTGCTTCTGCTCCTTGACCTCATCGTGTGTCTCTTCATCTTGCTGGGACTGGCCAAGCAGGCTCGCTGGCTACTCATTct GATGACCGTCCTGGCCTGGCTGGCCCTGTTCCTCAGCTGGGGATCCCTGGGCCTGGAGACTGCCTCCGTAGTG GCTCTCAGTGACTTCTGCACTGACCCGAACACGTTTGTGCTCAACTCCACTCACTTCAACTCTGGGACCAGCTCAG ACGTGCTGGATTACTACCTGACGTGCAGCCGGCGCATGAACACTCCCTTCCAGCAG CCTTTGACCCAGTCTCAGAGGGCACTGTCCAACATCCACACCCACCTCTCCAGTCTGGACCGCAACGCTCTGGCCCAGTTCCCAAAGGCCGAG AAATCTCTCAGGGAGGTGCAGCAGATCCTCAACTCCACCGAGGGGAACTTCCACCAGCTGGTGGCCCTCCTCAACTGCCGCGGGCTCAACAAG GACTACATCGACTCCCTGAAGGGGCTGTGTTACGATGGGATGGAGGGCctgctctatctctccctctattcGTTCCTCTCTGCGCTGGCCTTCACCGCCatcctctgctccctccctggGGCCTGGCGCAGCTTTCCCAG TGACTCTGAAGACTACGAGGACTCCGACAGCGAGAGTGAGGACCCCTTCACCTCCCATCAGGCACGTAGACAGACGACCGCGGGGTCTCAGCGAGGGGCCCTGCCCCCCTTCTATAATTACCCGGGGGCCAGCTGGACACCCCCCTTTTCTAGCGCACCGCCCCTCCC tACTCTCCCAGCATGCTGA
- the ttyh1 gene encoding protein tweety homolog 1 isoform X4, with protein MAAMALVPSYSPSLWVRVCHALPRLDLTMVMRDNSFIPDSWEYQQTLLVLSSLSAVALVISLLVVLSFLIHYCCCHRGDRSEGSEEEEEDEDASTGHGYSGRKGRGICCVTWVAVASVTLCCVAIGVGFYGNSEANDGMYQLTSSLLTANYTLASIDLLIADTISGLQVSISGPLSSMEELFAGSKPFLTSTRNCRRLSDNVINLLSSISMARSSGGLANESASIGAPIAALTPAPPSVAPTISPGGGIMPSPFSPGWAANTLMVNEDYRWLSYVLLLLLDLIVCLFILLGLAKQARWLLILMTVLAWLALFLSWGSLGLETASVVALSDFCTDPNTFVLNSTHFNSGTSSDVLDYYLTCSRRMNTPFQQPLTQSQRALSNIHTHLSSLDRNALAQFPKAEKSLREVQQILNSTEGNFHQLVALLNCRGLNKDYIDSLKGLCYDGMEGLLYLSLYSFLSALAFTAILCSLPGAWRSFPSDSEDYEDSDSESEDPFTSHQDSKRFLQWQPWL; from the exons ATGGCTGCCATGGCGTTGGTCCCCAGCTACAGCCCTTCGCTGTGGGTCCGGGTGTGCCACGCCCTCCCCCGGCTGGACCTGACCATGGTGATGAGGGACAACAGCTTCATCCCCGACAGCTGGGAGTACCAGCAG actctgTTGGTTCTGTCCAGCTTGTCAGCCGTCGCCCTCGTTATCTCCCTCCTGGTggtcctctccttcctcataCACTACTGCTGCTGTCACCGTGGCGACCGCAGCGAGGGatcggaggaagaggaggaggatgaggatgccAGCACCGGTCACGGCTACAGCGGGCGGAAGGGGCGGGGCATCTGCTGTGTCACATGGGTGGCGGTGGCGTCTGTCACTCTGTGCTG TGTTGCTATAGGCGTTGGTTTCTACGGCAACAGCGAGGCTAATGATGGGATGTATCAGTTGACCTCGTCTCTTCTCACAGCCAATTATACTCTCGCTTCTATCGATCTGCTG ATTGCAGACACCATCAGTGGGCTGCAGGTGTCCATTTCCGGCCCTCTGTCCTCCATGGAGGAGCTGTTCGCCGGCAGCAAACCCTTTCTGACGTCCACGCGCAACTGCCGCCGGCTATCGGACAACGTGATCAACCTGCTGTCCTCCATTTCCATGGCCCGCTCAAGTGGGGGTCTGGCCAACGAGAGCGCCAGCATAGGGGCCCCCATCGCCGCCCTCACCCCGGCCCCCCCGTCTGTCGCCCCCACCATTTCCCCAGGCGGGGGGATCATGCCCAGCCCCTTCTCGCCCGGCTGGGCCGCCAACACCCTGATGGTCAACGAGGACTACAG GTGGCTGTCCTACGTGCTGCTTCTGCTCCTTGACCTCATCGTGTGTCTCTTCATCTTGCTGGGACTGGCCAAGCAGGCTCGCTGGCTACTCATTct GATGACCGTCCTGGCCTGGCTGGCCCTGTTCCTCAGCTGGGGATCCCTGGGCCTGGAGACTGCCTCCGTAGTG GCTCTCAGTGACTTCTGCACTGACCCGAACACGTTTGTGCTCAACTCCACTCACTTCAACTCTGGGACCAGCTCAG ACGTGCTGGATTACTACCTGACGTGCAGCCGGCGCATGAACACTCCCTTCCAGCAG CCTTTGACCCAGTCTCAGAGGGCACTGTCCAACATCCACACCCACCTCTCCAGTCTGGACCGCAACGCTCTGGCCCAGTTCCCAAAGGCCGAG AAATCTCTCAGGGAGGTGCAGCAGATCCTCAACTCCACCGAGGGGAACTTCCACCAGCTGGTGGCCCTCCTCAACTGCCGCGGGCTCAACAAG GACTACATCGACTCCCTGAAGGGGCTGTGTTACGATGGGATGGAGGGCctgctctatctctccctctattcGTTCCTCTCTGCGCTGGCCTTCACCGCCatcctctgctccctccctggGGCCTGGCGCAGCTTTCCCAG TGACTCTGAAGACTACGAGGACTCCGACAGCGAGAGTGAGGACCCCTTCACCTCCCATCAG GACTCCAAACGTTTCCTCCAATGGCAACCCTGGCTATGA